Proteins encoded together in one Chelonoidis abingdonii isolate Lonesome George chromosome 1, CheloAbing_2.0, whole genome shotgun sequence window:
- the LOC116839624 gene encoding hemoglobin subunit beta-like isoform X2: MVHWTAEEKQFITSLWGNVNVFECGGEALARLLIVYPWTQRFFSAFGNLSSPTAIMGNPKVRAHGKKVLTSFGDAVKNLDNIKATYAKLSELHCNKLHVDPENFRLLGDILIIVLATHFGREFTPACQAAWQKLVLVVAHALSSKYR; this comes from the exons TTACCAGCCTGTGGGGCAATGTCAACGTGTTTGAATGTGGTGGCGAAGCCCTGGCCAG GCTGCTGATCGTCTACCCCTGGACCCAGAGGTTTTTCTCTGCCTTTGGGAACCTCTCCAGCCCCACCGCCATTATGGGCAACCCCAAGGTGCGTGCCCACGGCAAGAAGGTGCTGACCTCCTTTGGGGACGCTGTGAAGAACCTGGACAACATCAAGGCCACGTACGCCAAGCTGAGCGAGCTGCACTGCAACAAGCTGCATGTGGATCCCGAGAACTTCCGG ctcctgggtgaCATCCTCATCATCGTCTTGGCCACCCACTTTGGGAGGGAGTTCACCCCTGCCTGCCAGGCTGCCTGGCAGAAGCTGGTGCTCGTGGTGGCCCACGCGCTCTCATCCAAGTACCGCTGA